From Paracoccus aminovorans, one genomic window encodes:
- a CDS encoding YeeE/YedE family protein: MTAFTPLQSALGGALIGLAAVWLMAALGRIAGMTGMLSGALFEPGRGWRLAFLLGAMAAPALMLALGARVPFDSPVPQPWLVIGGLLAGIGASHAGGCTSGHGVCGNARLSPRSLVATASFMLAAFATVFTIRHVIGGF; encoded by the coding sequence ACGCCGCTGCAATCCGCCCTGGGCGGAGCTCTGATCGGATTGGCCGCCGTCTGGCTGATGGCGGCGCTGGGCAGGATCGCGGGCATGACCGGCATGCTGTCCGGCGCGCTTTTCGAGCCCGGCCGCGGCTGGCGGCTGGCCTTCCTGCTGGGCGCCATGGCCGCGCCGGCGCTGATGCTGGCGCTTGGCGCGCGGGTGCCCTTCGACAGCCCGGTGCCGCAGCCCTGGCTGGTGATCGGCGGGCTGCTGGCCGGGATCGGCGCCAGCCATGCCGGCGGCTGCACCTCGGGCCACGGGGTCTGCGGCAATGCCCGGCTGTCGCCGCGGTCGCTGGTGGCGACGGCCAGCTTCATGCTGGCGGCCTTTGCCACGGTCTTCACCATCCGCCATGTGATCGGGGGGTTCTGA